The genomic segment CGCGCTGCGCGATAACCTGCGCCAGCGCGTGGAACGCAAACTCGCCTTCCCGAACGACTCCGGTGCCACATTCGCGCTGGACATGCGGCCACCCGCGCCGCAGGACCCGCCCATCACCATGAACTTCCCAATCCTGACGATGCGGCACCTGCTGAAAAACCGCAATTCATAATAAGCGGCGCGGCACGGCGTTCAATAGCCTTGGGAGCATGGGAACATTCAATATTTACCTCATGCTACCTGGTACAACACGTGAAGCCTTCGACTTCTACGAAGCACTCTTCGGCGGGCAGCGCACTGCCTTGTTCACCTTTGCGGACATGGCCGCCATGGGCTTGCCCGCCGAAGACGAGCAAGCCGATCTGATTGCCCACACAGCCCTCGAACTACCCAACATGACACTGATGGGCAGCGACAGCACCAGCCCCATCACCCCTTCCACCAACCAATCCCCCGTACTGCTGCACCACTTCACCGACACACGCGAGGATGCCGACCGCATCTTTGCCGCCCTCGCCGAGGGTGGCACCATCATCCGCCCGATTGTCGACGCCCCGTACGGCTACTACGACGGCAGCTGCATCGACCGCTTCGGCATCGCCTGGAACATCATGTACGAACACGAAACATAGACCCAGGTAGGCTGGGAAGGCATGTCAGAGTACTTAGGTGACCTTTTAGCAGACGCAGCGCAACGAAGCAGAGACGTCTTCCACGACGTGCTTTCCCAAGTGACACCCGAGCAAGCCAACTGGCGGCCCGCCCAGAATGCCAACTCCATCGCCTGGCTGGCGTGGCACACCGCCCGTGAGCAGGACCTACAGATCGCGGCGCTCGCGGGAACCCCCGAGGTCTGGACCTCACAGGGCTGGGTGGACCGTTTCAACCTTGACCTGCCGCGCAACTCAATGGGCTACAGCCACACCCCCGAGGAGGCCGCCCGCGTGCACGTCACCGACCTGTCCTTGCTGCTCGGATACCTGGACCAGGCCACCGAGGCGACCATCGCCTACGTTCGCAGCCTCACCCCCGATGTGCTCAACGATGTCATTGATACGCACTGGACCCCACACGTCACCCGTGGTGTGCGGGTGGTCAGCATCATTGATGACGCCGCCCAGCACGCCGGGCAAGCCGCCTACATTCACGGAATGCTGGGATAGCCACAAAACCGCCCCTGCCTGCAGAAAAACTGGTAAACAGGGGTTATGAACACGGATGCGCACACTGAGATTGAAGTCAAATTCGCCGCCACCCCAGAGACTGAACCGCCGGAGCTTGCTGGCGCAATCGAGGGGGTGGTGTCCGAATCCTCGGATATTCACTTCCTTTCGGCTGTCTACTTTGACACCGAGGACCTTCGGCTTACCCGCAACAAAATAACCTTGCGCCGCCGGACAGGTGGAAAAGACGCAGGCTGGCACCTGAAATTACCGAAGCAGGGGACGCACCGCATGGAGCTCCAGGCTGATCTTGGCCCCGATGCCGCCACCGATGTTCCACCGCCGGACCTGCTCGGACCGGTCAGATCCCTGGTCCGTGACCTGCCGCTCGCCCCCGTCGCGCAGGTGGATAACGAGCGCCACGAAACCGTGCTGCACGATGCGGACGGTACCGCCATCGCGGAATTCTGCGACGATCACGTCACCGCCTGGTCCCTCCTCCCCCACGGTGAGCGCACCAGCTGGCGGGAATGGGAAGTGGAGGTGGGCTCGGCCTACACCGACGACGCGCAACGGATTCTGGAGGCAGCGACCAGCGCGATCGTCGATAAGGGGGCGGTGGCTGCCGATAGCCCCTCGAAGCTTGCGACGGCGCTCGGGGATTCCATCGCCAACGCCCCCACCCCGCCGACAGTGAAGAAACTCAAAAAGGGTTCCCCAGCTGCGGCGGTGTTGCAGGCACTGGCCGCCAACCGAGACCGGCTGGTGGCGATGGACCCGGCCGTGCGCCGCGACGACTGGGATTCGGTGCACCAGATGCGCGTAGCCACCCGCGAGCTCCGCAGCCACATGCGCACTTTCGACGGCATCATCACCAACGAGAACTACACGCACCTGGGCAGCGAACTTAAGCACCTCGCTGGGGTTCTCGGAGTCGCCCGCGATGCGGAAGTAGTCGGAGAACGCCTTACTGCACTCGCCCCGCTTGTCGACGCCCCGACCCACACGCGCATCACCAGTAGCATGTCCGATGCCTACCGCACCGCCCATTCCGATGCCGTGACGTTCCTGAATTCCCCACGTTACTTTGCCCTACTGGCAGACCTCGACAATCTTCTCGCCTCCCCCACCGTCACCAGTGGAAAAGGCGGTGCAGCGCGGAAAATCCTGCTCCAGCACCTGGGCAGTGCCTACGAGCTGCTGCTCAACCGTCACACAAAAGCCATCGCTGAGTGGTCCGACACCGACCTACCGTTGGAACAACGGGAAAGGAACATCCACAATGTGCGCAAAGCAGCCAAACGGCTGCGTTACTCCGCCGAAGCCGCAGGCCAAACCACAGGATTAAATACCAAGAAACTCTACTTGGCCTGCAAAAACCTACAGACCGTATTGGGCGATTTCCAAGACCACGTGACCACCCGCGACGTGGTACTACGCCTTGCTAAGGACGCGCGTGCCCATGGTGAGGATACGTTCAGCTACGGCGTGCTCTACCAGCACGAACAACGCGCTAGCGAGGACGCCCTCATGGGCTACGAGGACGGCTTCGCCGCAGTCCGCACAGCCTACAAGAAACTGATGAAGAAAAAGTAGACCTAAAAGTTAGGCTTTGTCGTAGTCGTCTTTGCCCGCTTCGTCATACTCGTCGGCCTGGCGAGTGCGTTCCGCTGCCAGGGCGAGGGCGTCGCGTGCCTCTGCTTCGGTGGCGTAAGGCCCCATGCGGTCCGTCCAGTTTCCGGCTTTGCCTTGACTGACCACCCCGGTCGCGAGGTCAAAGTACCACTGGTTGTCAGTATCTGACATGGTTGCTCTCCTGTCTGTGGGCGTTACGGTTGTACGTTAGGATGGGGTCGCTCGTGATGTCCACGTTAACCACCCCTGCCGTTCACGCTACAGTGAACGCAGTAAACATGTCGTCTTTTGGCTTACACACTAGGAGCTTGTTTTCGCGATGACCATTTCCCCGCAGCAACCTGGTGATCACTCGGATTCGTCTTCGGCAGGCTCCGCAAAGGGTTCCGCAGAAGGCTCAGTGTGTGATCGGGTGAAAGCTGGCCATACCGCCATTTTCGGTTCGGAACCCACGCTGGTGGCCAGCGCCCCCACCACGTGGTCGCTATTGGGTGAGCATGTCGACGTGGTGGGGGGCATCGTGCTTGTTGCATCAAGCGACCTGCGGGTGGGTATCGCGGCATCGCCACGCAGCGATAACAACATCAGTGTGAGCGTGAACGGCGCAAAACCCAACCATATTGCCATGGGTGACGTGAGCGATTTCGCGTTCTCTGTGCTGGACGCGCGGGACAAAACGGAGAGCGTACCCTCGCCGCATGGTTCGTGGCCGGAGCGCCTGGGCGGCGTGGTATGGTCGTTGATTTTCCGACAGCTGCTGCCGCGGGACACGCCAGGGTTTAACATCGCGGTGGAGTCGGAAGCACCCGTTGACTGGGGATTGGGCGTGCATGCCGCCGCCGAGGTCGCCTTTGCGTCGGCGCTGGTAGTGGACGATGAAAACCGTGGTGACTACCCACTGCGCGTCCGTGTCGCCGAAGCATGCTTCCAATCGGCCGCTATTTTCTCCGCGACCCCC from the Corynebacterium durum genome contains:
- a CDS encoding mycothiol transferase is translated as MSEYLGDLLADAAQRSRDVFHDVLSQVTPEQANWRPAQNANSIAWLAWHTAREQDLQIAALAGTPEVWTSQGWVDRFNLDLPRNSMGYSHTPEEAARVHVTDLSLLLGYLDQATEATIAYVRSLTPDVLNDVIDTHWTPHVTRGVRVVSIIDDAAQHAGQAAYIHGMLG
- a CDS encoding CYTH and CHAD domain-containing protein, with the translated sequence MNTDAHTEIEVKFAATPETEPPELAGAIEGVVSESSDIHFLSAVYFDTEDLRLTRNKITLRRRTGGKDAGWHLKLPKQGTHRMELQADLGPDAATDVPPPDLLGPVRSLVRDLPLAPVAQVDNERHETVLHDADGTAIAEFCDDHVTAWSLLPHGERTSWREWEVEVGSAYTDDAQRILEAATSAIVDKGAVAADSPSKLATALGDSIANAPTPPTVKKLKKGSPAAAVLQALAANRDRLVAMDPAVRRDDWDSVHQMRVATRELRSHMRTFDGIITNENYTHLGSELKHLAGVLGVARDAEVVGERLTALAPLVDAPTHTRITSSMSDAYRTAHSDAVTFLNSPRYFALLADLDNLLASPTVTSGKGGAARKILLQHLGSAYELLLNRHTKAIAEWSDTDLPLEQRERNIHNVRKAAKRLRYSAEAAGQTTGLNTKKLYLACKNLQTVLGDFQDHVTTRDVVLRLAKDARAHGEDTFSYGVLYQHEQRASEDALMGYEDGFAAVRTAYKKLMKKK
- a CDS encoding VOC family protein, translated to MGTFNIYLMLPGTTREAFDFYEALFGGQRTALFTFADMAAMGLPAEDEQADLIAHTALELPNMTLMGSDSTSPITPSTNQSPVLLHHFTDTREDADRIFAALAEGGTIIRPIVDAPYGYYDGSCIDRFGIAWNIMYEHET